A region of the Planctomycetia bacterium genome:
CGCGGAGCGCCTGGCGGAAGTTCTGCTCCGCACGATCTCGCTCCATAGTGATTCGCATGTTCGACCACCAGCCGCCTGCGCTCAACATTACGGCGCACATCAGGCTGAGCCCGATCAGCGCAGCGGCCGCCGGCCGCCGCTTGCCCCATCGCCAGCCCCGCTGCAGGGGACCTACGGGCCGCGCCCGGATGGGCTCGCCGCGCAGAAACCGTTCCAGGTCGTCCGCCAATTGGGTCGCATCCGGATAGCGGGCGCGCGGGTCCTTTTCCAGGCAGCGCAGGCAAATCGTTTCCAAGTCCCGCGGCACGCGCGGCTGCAGTCGTCGCGGCGAAACGGGATCGACTTGCAACACTTGTTCCAGCGTGGCCAAGGCCGACTCGCCGACAAACGGAGGTCGTCCGCACAACAGTTCATAAAGAATCGCTCCCAACGCATAGATGTCGCTCGCCACGCCGATGTTGGTTCTGCCCCCCGCGGCTTGCTCAGGCGACATGTAACTCGGCGTTCCCATCACCATGCCGGTGCGCGTGCCGGAACTCTCATCATCGAGCCGTTTCGCGAGGCCGAAATCGGTGATCTTGGGCGTCAATCGCGTGAGGTCTTCGTCGTCCGCCGTACTTTCCGCCGCGCCCGGCGGTCGACTCAGCAGCACGTTCGCGGGAGTGAGATCGCGATGCACGATGCCACGCGCATGCACGAATACCATTGCTCGGGCCAGCGTCGCCACTAACCTTGCTGCGGACAAGGGCGGCTGTGGCTTCCCGCTGATGCGCCGCAACAGATTCGGCCCTGGAACGTATTCCAGCACCAAGTACATCCGCGCGTCGTGCTCGCCCAGGTCATAGATGCGCACGATATTCGGGTGTTCGAGCCGGGAGATCGCTTCCGCCTCGAGCCGGAAACGGCGAATCGCCTCGTTGCCAGCATGAGCGCCGGCATGAATCATTTTTAGCGCCACTTCGCGATCAAGATCATGTCGACGCGCGAGATAGACCACGCCCATGCCGCCCCGGGCAAGCTCGCGGACGATCTCGTAACTTCCGATGTTCGCAGGTTCCGCCGCCGGGACCTCATCGGTTTCGATCTCAGATCGCTGGATCAGAGTGGGGAGCGGTTCGACCCACGGCGGCACGAAGGTAGGCGCCAGCGTTTCCGGTTCCCGCACGATGGTTTCCACGCCGGGCGCGCGTCGCGGGAGAAGTTGCCCTGGCTCCCCACACTCCGGGCAATCGCTTGACGAAATTGCGTCCGCGGCGGTCTCGGCGTGCCAAACGTGTCCGGCCGGGCAGTGGAATTCGCGTCGCATCAGTTTTAGGGCTTCGAGGCGCCGGCCATCGGTCGCACCGGCAACGGGAAAAACGTCGCGGAGACCAAACGGCAAAGCGACGGCGCTTCATGTCGCTCGATTCTAAGCCCTGTTCCGTGGATTGGCCACTCGATCGGCCGGCGCGGCGTCCTGCGCTTCCCTTGCTTGTCGCCCCACCGCGCCCGCGCGATAATTTCTCTAGGAAATCGCCGGGACCCCGAATCATTACTGGAGATGCGACATGAGGAAGTTACTGAGCGGGCTGGGAATGATCGCGTTGGTGTTCGTGGCGACTTCGCTCGCATTTGCCCAAGCGCCACCGGCGCAGCCCGCGCCTCAGAAAGAACATGAGTGGCTGCATCAATTCGTCGGCGAATGGGAGACCGAGGGCGAAGGGACCGCGGGGCCGAGTCAACCGCCTGTGAAATGCGCCGGCACGATGTCCGCGCGGATGTTGGGCGGTTTCTGGATGGTCTCCGAATCGAAAAACAACATCGCGGGCGTGGAAATGCACGCCATTCAGACGCTGGGCTATGATGCGGAGAAGAAGCAGTACGTGGGCACGTGGGTGGATTCCATGATGAATCACCTGTGGCAATACAAAGGCGCCGTGGATTCGACGGGCAAAATCCTGACCCTCGAAGCCGACGGACCGAACTTCTCGCAGCCAGGCAAAACGGCCAAGTACCGCGACGTCTACGAGTTCAAATCGCCCGATTTGATCGTTACGACTTCGGGCATGCTCGGCGAGGATGGCAAATGGGTCGACTTCATGACCGGTCAGGCGAAGCGAAAGAAGTAAACGTCAGCGCCGTGCGAGCTGCTGGAGGCCGCGGGTTCAATTCCGGCAGCTTGCGCGTTCGAGGCGTCCGGTCGTCATCGCTGACTTTTCGCCTTTCATGGATGGGCGCAGGTGGGATACTACGGGGATCGATCGCGGCCATCTTCCGTCGTCTGCCATGACACAACGTCCGGTCAGCTATCACGACTTTCCCTATCCGCGCCTGACATTTCCGCGCACCCATCCGGCGCATCTGGGCGCCATCGCCCGGTTAATGGCTGTGAACGCGGCGCCGCCGGAGCGTTGCCGCGTGCTGGAATTGGGCTGCGCCAGCGGCGCCAATCTGATCCCGATGGCATTTGGGCTCCCGGAGAGTCAATTCCTCGGAGTCGATCTATCCGCTCATCAGATCGCCGAGGCGCAACGTGTGACTCAAGATCTGGGCCTGCGGAACGTCGCGTTCCAGGCGGCGAATTTGATGGACCTCGGCGCGGAATTGGGAACCTTTGATTACGTGATCGCGCATGGACTCTATTCCTGGGTTCCGGCCCCGGTGCGCGACAAGTTGCTGTCGCTATGCGGCGAAGTACTGAGTCCCCATGGCGTCGCTTATATCAGCTATAAGACGTACCCTGGCGGCCATGTGGCTGACATGGTCCGTCAGATGGGGCTGTACCACAATCATGCGGCGGAACCCAGTGAATGGCCGCGGCGGATGGGTGAATTGGTTCAATTGTTACGCACCGGCATTCCCGAGAAACGGACGGCCTATCGCGCCGCAGTGCTCGACCACACGAAACGGATGCTCGACGAGTCGCCTGGCGCCCTGTTGCATGACGACCTGGAGGCCGATAGCGAACCGGTCTACTTTCACCAATTCGCGGCCCATGCCGACCGGCACGGCCTGCAATATTTGGGCGAGGCCGAATTCCCCGCCATGCGCGGCGCCGGGATCGAACCCGAAGCGCTCGAACGCATCGGCGCTGGCGACGATTTGTTGGAGTTCGAGCAGTACCTCGATTTTCTTTACGGCCGCAGTTTTCGCGCCACGCTGCTGTGCCGCAAGGACGTGCCGCTCGATCGTGCCCTGCGGCCTGAGCGCATTGTGGATCTTTATGTGGTTCCGGAGATTCAGCCAGAATCGACGGACGGTCCAAATCAGGCAAGCGGTCAAACCGAAGTCGAAGCTCCGACATCGCAGCGCTACCGGACCGTTTATGGATTGCTCGAGGTAACCGAGCCTGCCGCCCAACTCGCGCTAGCTCAATTGGCTCGCAACCGATCCCAAGCGATGTCGCTGCCCGCGCTTCTTGACGCGATCCACGAGGGAGCGTCGGGCAGTGCTCCCATCGAGCTGAACCTCGGCCAACTTGCCGAATGGGTGCTCGACTGGCATGCGACCGGCGTGGTGGAGCTCTGCACCTGGGCGCCGAAGTTCGCCCGCCAGCCGACGACGCGACCAAAGGCGAGTGAGTTGGCGCGCTACGAGGCGCATCGCGGTTGGGATGTCAGCAGCTTGATTCACCGCCGCGTGCGCCTGACGGATCCACTCGCTCGTCGGACGTTGCAATTGCTCGATGGTCACCACAACCGCGAGCAGATTGTGCAAGAATTACTGCCTGCGGTGTCATCGGCGGAAGTCAACTTGAGTCACGACAAGCGGACGCTCACGGAGCGTTCCGACATTGCCGCGGCGCTGCGGCGGCAAATCGACGCGTACCTGCAGGATTTTGCCCGACAAGCGCTATTGATCGCCTAAGGAAGTTCGGGATGCAACCGACCGACATCGCGACGTTCTACGATCAGGTCCCCTATCCGCGGCTGGCGTATCACTACACGCATCCGGACCGGATGGCCGTGATCGGCCGCTTGTTCGGCATGCAACCGAAGTCGGTAGCACATTGCCGCGTCCTGGAGCTGGGTTGCGCCGCCGGCGCGAATCTTGTTCCGCTGGCCTATACGCTTCCGCGGTCCGAGTTCGTCGGAGTCGATCTATCAATACGGCAAATCGCCGAGGCCCGCGCGATGGCCGCCGCGCTGAATCTCGACAACGTGCGTCTCGAGCAGATGGATCTTTGCGAACTGAACGCCTCGTATGGCGAGTTCGACTATGTTGTCGCCCACGGACTCTACTCCTGGGTTCCGGAATGCGTGCAGTCGCAAGTGCTAGACGTCTGTGCCAGCGTATTAGCGCCGCACGGAATCGTGTACGTCAGCTACAACGCCTTCCCTGGCTGTCATCTGCGGCGTATGTTGCGCGGCATGGCCATGTACCATGTGCGAAGTGTGGAGCATCCGCGCGAAATCGCTCCCCAAGTGCGCGGCCTGATTGAATTCCTGGCCGCCATGGCGCGCCCTGCCGACAGCC
Encoded here:
- a CDS encoding serine/threonine-protein kinase, yielding MRREFHCPAGHVWHAETAADAISSSDCPECGEPGQLLPRRAPGVETIVREPETLAPTFVPPWVEPLPTLIQRSEIETDEVPAAEPANIGSYEIVRELARGGMGVVYLARRHDLDREVALKMIHAGAHAGNEAIRRFRLEAEAISRLEHPNIVRIYDLGEHDARMYLVLEYVPGPNLLRRISGKPQPPLSAARLVATLARAMVFVHARGIVHRDLTPANVLLSRPPGAAESTADDEDLTRLTPKITDFGLAKRLDDESSGTRTGMVMGTPSYMSPEQAAGGRTNIGVASDIYALGAILYELLCGRPPFVGESALATLEQVLQVDPVSPRRLQPRVPRDLETICLRCLEKDPRARYPDATQLADDLERFLRGEPIRARPVGPLQRGWRWGKRRPAAAALIGLSLMCAVMLSAGGWWSNMRITMERDRAEQNFRQALR
- a CDS encoding DUF1579 domain-containing protein; amino-acid sequence: MRKLLSGLGMIALVFVATSLAFAQAPPAQPAPQKEHEWLHQFVGEWETEGEGTAGPSQPPVKCAGTMSARMLGGFWMVSESKNNIAGVEMHAIQTLGYDAEKKQYVGTWVDSMMNHLWQYKGAVDSTGKILTLEADGPNFSQPGKTAKYRDVYEFKSPDLIVTTSGMLGEDGKWVDFMTGQAKRKK
- a CDS encoding class I SAM-dependent methyltransferase, coding for MTQRPVSYHDFPYPRLTFPRTHPAHLGAIARLMAVNAAPPERCRVLELGCASGANLIPMAFGLPESQFLGVDLSAHQIAEAQRVTQDLGLRNVAFQAANLMDLGAELGTFDYVIAHGLYSWVPAPVRDKLLSLCGEVLSPHGVAYISYKTYPGGHVADMVRQMGLYHNHAAEPSEWPRRMGELVQLLRTGIPEKRTAYRAAVLDHTKRMLDESPGALLHDDLEADSEPVYFHQFAAHADRHGLQYLGEAEFPAMRGAGIEPEALERIGAGDDLLEFEQYLDFLYGRSFRATLLCRKDVPLDRALRPERIVDLYVVPEIQPESTDGPNQASGQTEVEAPTSQRYRTVYGLLEVTEPAAQLALAQLARNRSQAMSLPALLDAIHEGASGSAPIELNLGQLAEWVLDWHATGVVELCTWAPKFARQPTTRPKASELARYEAHRGWDVSSLIHRRVRLTDPLARRTLQLLDGHHNREQIVQELLPAVSSAEVNLSHDKRTLTERSDIAAALRRQIDAYLQDFARQALLIA